The nucleotide window GGAGTGCGCCGAACAGGGCCTTGGCCCGGGCGAGATCCTTGACGGGATAGGTGACGGTCCTGAGGCCTTCGGGCATGACGGGTCCCTCCGCTGATGTGATTCCACCGGCGCTCGTCCGCCGGTCTCCCACCGGTTCCTCGCCGGTGCCCTCACGCTACGGCCGCGTGCCGCGAACCCGCTTCTCCGATCCTGACCGGTTCGTTCCAGGTGCCTGCGGGGCGGACCGTCAGCCCGCGAAGATCTCCACCACCGACCAGACGGCGAGCCCGAGCATGCAGATCCCGCCGATCCGCTGCACGGTCTTCAGCGGCACGCGCTTCGCGATGAAGCGTCCCGCCAGCAGCGCGAGCGCGGAGACCGACATCAGCGCGGCCGCGGCACCGACGGCCACCGACGCGACACCGTTCGTGGCCGCGAGGTTGGCGGTCGTGATCTGCGTCAGATCGCCCCACTCGCTGATGAAGACGGCCATGAAGGCGGTCGTGTAGACGGGCCAGAAACCGGCGACGGTCCGGCCGCCGGCGTCCTCCTCGTCGTCGTCCGCGCCGCCGCGCAGCAGCATGAACGCGCCGAACGCGAAGAGCGCGGCCGAGACCGACTTGACGGTCCAGTCGGGCAGCAGGCCGATGAGGCTGCCGGCGCCGACGGCGATCGCGACATGCACGATGAACGCGGTGGACGTACCGAACCACACGTACAGCGGCCGCATACGGGTGCCCATGGCCAGCGACGCGAACATCGTCTTGTCGGGCAGTTCGGCGAGGAAGATCAGCCCGAAAGCGGTGAGGATCGCCAGGGGGTCGAGATGCATTCCGGTGGCTTTCTCTAGGACCGGGCCCCCGGATCTTCGCGAAGCGCCCTCGACGGGGGCGACGGGAGAACCGATCGGCCCGGCACGACGGGTGCGCCGCGGGATACGCGGGCACGGCAATGCCTGGCCGAAGGTCTCGCCCACCCGTGTGACCACAGGGCCCGGCCACCGGGAACCCGGGGGTTCCAGCGTGTCGACGACCGGTTCGCAGGGCTACTCCCCTTCGCGGTCACTCAGTGTACAGGGCATCGGTACGGCCCCGCATGGGCACGAGGCGGTCGGGTATAAGTGGTGCATTCCGCACGGAAGGACTATCCCGGGTGAATCGCCTTCCGGGAGGTCGCGCAGCGAGGACGGAACACGGCACCATGAGCGGCCCGCCCGACGAAGACACCGCCGTTGTGATCCTGCGGGCCCTGGGGGTCCTGGCCCACGACGGGGGGAACGAGCACGCGCGGGCGGCCCTGACGGGCAGCCACGTGCTGGTCCCGTCGTACGGGGACGACGACGGCGCGGACCCGCTCGGACTGACCCTGCCGGTGACGGGGCGGACCGTGCTGGTCTTCACCTCGGAGGCGCGTATGGTCCGCCGCCTGCCGGACGTCGTCCACTACTGCCTCGTCCCGCTGGGCGCGCTCCCGGCGCACTGGCCGGAGCGCGATCCCTCCCTCGCCATCGACATCGGCTCACCGGACAGCGTGCTGCTGACCGCCGAGGGGGTACGGCTCCTCCTGTCCGCCGGGACCGCGTCCGCCGGGGCGGCCCACCCCCGGCTCAGGTGGACTGACGTGTGACCAGCTCCGTCGGCAGGATCACCGCCGCCGGGTCCTCGCCGCCGATCTGGGCCAGCAGCACCCGGACCATCTCGGAGCTGATGCGGTCGTAGGGCTGGCGGATCGTGGTGAGCTCGGGGCTGGAGGCGACCGCCGCCGAGGAGTCGTCGAAGCCGCCCACCGCGACGTCACCGGGAACGGTCCGGCCCGCGCGCTGCAGCGTGCTCAGCACACCCTGCGCCATCAGGTCGGACGCCACGAACACCGCGTCCATGTCCGGTGCCCGCTCCAGGAGGAGCCCGGCGCCCGCCTCACCGCTGGCCCGGCTGTAGTCGCCGGACACGACGAGACGTTCGTCCAGGCCGATGCCCGCCTCGGTGAGCACCTCCCGGTAGCCGGCCAGCCGCTCGACACCGCCGGGGGTGTCCAGCGGCCCCGTCACCATCCCCACCCGGCGCCGGCCGAGCGAGACCAGGTGGCGCACCATGTCGCGGGCGCCGTCCCGGTCGTCCGCCGCCACGTAGCTGATCTTGGATCCGACGCCGATGGGCTTGCCGCACATGACGAGCGGCACTCCGGCGTCGCGCAGTTGCTCGGCCACCGGGTCGCCGGAGTGGCTGGAGACCAGCAGCACCCCGTCGACATGGCCCGCGGTGATGTACCGGGTGATACGGCGGCGCTCGTCCTCGGTGCCCGCCAGCATCAGCAGCAACGGGATGTCGTGCGCCGCCAGTGCCTGCGTGCAACCGCGCAGCAGGACATTGAAGTTGGGGTCCTCGAAGAACCTCTCCTGCGGCTCCGTGAGCAGGAAGCCGATCGAGTCCGAGCGTCCGGTGATCAGCGAGCGGGCATGCCGGTTCACGACGTAACCCGTCCTGCGGATGGCGGCGTTGACCGCCTCCTGGGCGGCGGGGCTCACATAGTGACCGCCGTTGAGGACGCGTGACACGGTCCCCCGTGAGACTCCCGCCTCGCGCGCGACGTCGTGGATCGTCGGCGGTCGGCGCCGGCCCCCCGATTGGCTCATGGTCACGACTTTACGGCTCCCGACAGGAGATCGAGACTCCAGAACCGCTGGATGACCAGGAAGAGCGCGACGAGCGGGACCACCGCGAGCAGCGCGCCGGTGATCACCAGGGTGTAGAGGGCCGGAGTGTTGGAGCCCTGTTCGAGAAGCGTGAACAGACCGAGGGTGATCGGGAACTTCTCGTCGTCGCTGAGCATGATGTACGGCAGCAGGAAGTTGTTCCACACCGCCACGAACTGGAACAGGAAGACCGTCACCAGTCCGGGCACCATCATCGGCAGCGCGATCCGGGTGAAGATCCGCAGCTCGCTCGCGCCGTCCATCCGCCCGGCCTCGACGACATCGGCGGGCACGGCCGCGGCCGAGTAGATCCGCGCGAGATACACCCCGTAGGGGGACAGGATCAGCGGCAGCAGCACGGACGCGTACGAGTCCGTGAGGTCGGCCTCGGCCATCAGCAGGTACTGCGGAATGGCCAGGATCACCGGCGGCATCAGCACGCCCGCCAGCAGGATGTTGAAGACGGTCTCGCGGCCGCGGAAGCGGTAGATCGCCAGTGCGTACCCGCTGAACGCCGAGACGGCCGTCGACAGGAGGGCGCCGAGGCCCGCGTAGAGGGCGGAGTTGCCCATCCACTTCCAGTACACGCCGTCGCGGTAGGCGTTGAGGTCCGCGACGTTCTCGGCGAAGCCCGTGCCCGGCAGGAACGTGAACGTCGAGAACAGCTCGCTGCCCGACTTGGTCGCCGCGATCACCACCCAGGCCACCGGCAGCAGGCAGTAGAGCGCGCCGATCAGCAGGGTCACCGTGGGGACGAAGGCGATCCGGCGGGGCCGCGGCGGTCCCTGGGCGGTGCCGGGCGTCGTCCCGGCGGCCGGGGCCGCCTTGCGGACGGCGAGGGAACTCATCGTGCTGCCTCCTGCTTGGTACGGGAGTTCGCGGCCCGCAGGAAGCCGAAGGACAGGACCAGCGTGACGAGCGCGATGATCACCGCGGTCGCCGCGGCGGAGTGGATGTCGCCCTTGCCGAAGGCGTCCTGGTACACCTTCATC belongs to Streptomyces sp. V3I8 and includes:
- a CDS encoding TMEM165/GDT1 family protein — translated: MHLDPLAILTAFGLIFLAELPDKTMFASLAMGTRMRPLYVWFGTSTAFIVHVAIAVGAGSLIGLLPDWTVKSVSAALFAFGAFMLLRGGADDDEEDAGGRTVAGFWPVYTTAFMAVFISEWGDLTQITTANLAATNGVASVAVGAAAALMSVSALALLAGRFIAKRVPLKTVQRIGGICMLGLAVWSVVEIFAG
- a CDS encoding SseB family protein, whose product is MSGPPDEDTAVVILRALGVLAHDGGNEHARAALTGSHVLVPSYGDDDGADPLGLTLPVTGRTVLVFTSEARMVRRLPDVVHYCLVPLGALPAHWPERDPSLAIDIGSPDSVLLTAEGVRLLLSAGTASAGAAHPRLRWTDV
- a CDS encoding LacI family DNA-binding transcriptional regulator; this translates as MTMSQSGGRRRPPTIHDVAREAGVSRGTVSRVLNGGHYVSPAAQEAVNAAIRRTGYVVNRHARSLITGRSDSIGFLLTEPQERFFEDPNFNVLLRGCTQALAAHDIPLLLMLAGTEDERRRITRYITAGHVDGVLLVSSHSGDPVAEQLRDAGVPLVMCGKPIGVGSKISYVAADDRDGARDMVRHLVSLGRRRVGMVTGPLDTPGGVERLAGYREVLTEAGIGLDERLVVSGDYSRASGEAGAGLLLERAPDMDAVFVASDLMAQGVLSTLQRAGRTVPGDVAVGGFDDSSAAVASSPELTTIRQPYDRISSEMVRVLLAQIGGEDPAAVILPTELVTRQST
- a CDS encoding carbohydrate ABC transporter permease; the encoded protein is MSSLAVRKAAPAAGTTPGTAQGPPRPRRIAFVPTVTLLIGALYCLLPVAWVVIAATKSGSELFSTFTFLPGTGFAENVADLNAYRDGVYWKWMGNSALYAGLGALLSTAVSAFSGYALAIYRFRGRETVFNILLAGVLMPPVILAIPQYLLMAEADLTDSYASVLLPLILSPYGVYLARIYSAAAVPADVVEAGRMDGASELRIFTRIALPMMVPGLVTVFLFQFVAVWNNFLLPYIMLSDDEKFPITLGLFTLLEQGSNTPALYTLVITGALLAVVPLVALFLVIQRFWSLDLLSGAVKS